The following proteins come from a genomic window of Pirellulaceae bacterium:
- a CDS encoding cytochrome c peroxidase, with the protein MNQPKGCDCRKLLTWVVMFQLVCAVFVSRAVAQRNAAEKTVPEDVKEDGPLLAPLTSTPTAPADNPTTKAKAFLGKQLFFDPRLSGDNTISCASCHIPGKAYGDGIALARGQQDQLLTRNTQSCLNVGFYPSLFWDGRAASLEQQALIPIQSPREMNQELVEIEQELARIPGYVRQFKKAFGSAPDRDGIAKALAAYQRTLVTGPSAYDRFLMGDEEALSKEAKQGLELFQGDAGCIECHHGPLLSDNKYYRLRLSGDLGRALITGDDDDRYRFRTPSLRNVAETGPYMHDGSLQSLDDVVTFYYREIPSSRRNGLLPDTQALTGQSFSEIPLIVAFLKSLTGTVPEFIPPQLPVGRQGLLKEETSGVP; encoded by the coding sequence ATGAACCAGCCAAAAGGATGCGACTGTCGGAAGTTATTGACGTGGGTGGTAATGTTTCAGCTCGTCTGTGCCGTTTTTGTGTCCCGAGCTGTTGCGCAAAGAAATGCAGCAGAGAAAACGGTTCCTGAGGACGTGAAAGAGGACGGCCCTTTGTTGGCTCCCTTAACGTCGACGCCGACGGCGCCAGCCGATAATCCAACCACAAAGGCGAAAGCTTTTCTGGGGAAACAATTGTTCTTCGATCCACGACTTTCGGGTGACAACACGATAAGCTGTGCCAGTTGTCACATTCCGGGAAAGGCGTACGGGGATGGCATTGCATTGGCCAGAGGGCAGCAAGATCAACTCTTAACACGAAACACGCAAAGCTGTCTGAATGTAGGGTTCTACCCGAGTTTGTTTTGGGATGGACGTGCGGCAAGCCTCGAGCAACAGGCACTTATTCCGATCCAATCCCCGCGGGAAATGAATCAGGAGTTAGTTGAGATTGAGCAAGAACTAGCGCGCATCCCCGGTTACGTTCGTCAATTTAAAAAGGCGTTCGGATCCGCCCCGGATCGAGATGGAATTGCGAAGGCGCTGGCCGCCTATCAGCGAACGTTGGTGACGGGACCTTCCGCCTACGATCGTTTTCTGATGGGGGATGAAGAAGCGCTTTCGAAGGAAGCGAAGCAAGGTTTGGAGTTGTTTCAGGGTGATGCCGGCTGCATTGAATGTCATCATGGACCTTTGCTGAGTGACAATAAATACTATCGCTTGCGACTGAGTGGAGATCTCGGGCGAGCCTTAATCACTGGCGATGACGACGACCGATATCGTTTTCGAACTCCCAGTTTGCGAAATGTTGCCGAAACGGGACCCTACATGCACGATGGTTCTCTCCAGTCGCTCGATGATGTGGTTACTTTTTATTATCGCGAAATACCCTCGAGCCGTCGGAACGGCTTGCTGCCTGATACGCAAGCTTTGACCGGACAAAGTTTCTCCGAGATTCCCTTGATCGTTGCCTTTCTGAAATCGTTGACGGGAACGGTGCCAGAATTCATTCCACCGCAGTTACCGGTGGGACGGCAAGGTTTGCTGAAAGAGGAGACTTCTGGAGTTCCGTGA